The following proteins are encoded in a genomic region of uncultured Ilyobacter sp.:
- a CDS encoding diguanylate cyclase, whose protein sequence is MKINKTLMISVFIGAPIIYINLKVLFEKLGLDNTLYFLYILTFLAVTIIGTYILNFFLKLYKKRKRKFFPSETDSKYIYHRGDEKIEIFEREIIKRKEIKKQLKNGIIKIPNDKLFDGKNILKKLDNEIIKAKTEGLPLVVIMIDFQNFKDIALPLGDHLEEDVLNKFADAIINDLRKTDFTGKTKSDEFVIILPNTTLKKGELVLSRIKNKINSVPLSDEYFLTCFSASILGIHDKNMAFYDAQQIFKSVNDLMRFGRIYEKTYINPKVNTAESLKEI, encoded by the coding sequence ATGAAAATAAATAAAACCCTTATGATCAGTGTCTTCATCGGAGCACCGATTATATATATTAACTTAAAAGTTTTATTTGAAAAACTGGGTCTAGATAACACCCTTTACTTTTTATATATTCTTACTTTTCTTGCTGTAACAATTATTGGAACTTATATTTTGAATTTTTTCCTAAAACTTTACAAAAAAAGAAAACGTAAGTTTTTCCCTAGCGAAACTGACTCAAAATATATTTACCACAGGGGTGATGAAAAAATTGAAATCTTCGAAAGGGAGATAATCAAAAGAAAAGAGATCAAAAAACAGTTAAAGAATGGCATTATAAAAATTCCCAATGATAAATTATTTGATGGAAAAAATATTCTTAAAAAACTAGACAATGAAATCATAAAAGCCAAAACAGAGGGCCTTCCCCTGGTTGTCATAATGATTGATTTTCAAAACTTCAAAGATATCGCTCTTCCCCTAGGAGATCACCTTGAGGAAGATGTACTGAATAAGTTTGCCGATGCCATCATAAATGATTTGAGAAAGACAGATTTTACAGGGAAGACAAAATCAGATGAATTTGTTATTATTTTACCAAATACCACTCTTAAAAAAGGGGAATTAGTTTTATCTAGAATAAAAAATAAAATTAATTCTGTTCCTTTGTCTGATGAGTATTTCCTCACATGTTTCAGCGCTAGCATACTTGGTATCCATGACAAAAACATGGCATTTTATGATGCCCAGCAGATTTTTAAATCAGTTAATGATCTGATGCGTTTTGGAAGAATCTATGAAAAAACATATATCAACCCAAAAGTAAATACTGCCGAAAGTTTAAAGGAAATCTAA
- a CDS encoding SMC family ATPase translates to MRPIKLEIQGLQSFNEKQTIDFETLTEHGLFGIFGETGSGKSTILDALTLALYGNVVRIKDTKEDKLIHLLNINSDKIMVAYEFFIGEERYYVERTFPKMKNKNELGQSKASFMVNGEIKADKVGEVNNCIGEIIGLSMDDFTRSVVLPQGKFSEFLKLTGKEKRNMLERVFGLEEYGRKLMTKLSGKKNSKEKEVVALDNIILGKGDVSLEELQEKKEEFAKLQDEKKELFEKFEIFMKEYSDKEEVYKLLREKTVLLDEKNSLDSQKEMAENTEEKIRKGEKSFQVMEFFNKLSKCEEDINKYMKKSELLEEELLEKSKEKENLLDILKKIQESEKELMERDKNIDLDPEEYDVVSTGVHIGKTYLELLSELTHLGEKISEEKTNLMVIRENEEENIENLKETEKKLQNLGVEDSGALESIRKKTELLNIERKEVEFLEEDVKSLEKYLSEAQKEKLALEKTLLSKDEELKKACEAKEGEIAQRLAKQLKEGEPCPVCGSKAHPHIADDFHGNSDEGLIETIEADKKSIEKKLYRINLEKISSDLENKKIQLKGRNTLDMDSEIEKLKKEFEKIDVENQEIATKKEKLTSLKNQLSTDKTVLTQKKENCQRFLENHKKSERDKIEKKNFIKKQLEETVPDYISDDLRIEKLEGRLSEIKEIKKEQQKIKKQLAELRLDIRDKIKLQESLNEVIGNIKISLSETNGSLKEKESQGKLYSKEAMEKMESFGFTSKNEVEESFIAEDEMDGLKRWIKEYKDKYEANRISLDNLDIKINGRVITRPQWEIFQKKKIDLENQNKELDSKVLLLENNLKDMEKLLKEVGDLKNKLAIKKKELGLLEDLSKLFQGNAFVEYLAVSRLQGIVSNAASRLSRITNGKYSLAIDDSANFLIIDNFNGGAKRRSSTLSGGETFLVSLSLALALSNQIQLKGKSQLEFFFLDEGFGTLDSSLLDRVITSLETLKNQEKLKVGIITHVEDIKERVPRKLEVYSAVSGERGTMIEMV, encoded by the coding sequence ATGAGACCTATAAAACTTGAGATCCAAGGGCTTCAGAGTTTTAACGAAAAACAGACTATAGATTTTGAGACCCTCACTGAGCACGGACTCTTTGGAATATTCGGAGAGACAGGAAGCGGTAAGTCTACTATACTTGATGCACTGACCCTGGCTCTTTACGGAAATGTGGTCAGGATAAAGGATACAAAGGAGGATAAGCTCATTCACCTTCTCAATATAAATTCTGACAAAATAATGGTAGCCTATGAGTTTTTCATAGGAGAGGAAAGATACTATGTAGAGAGAACTTTTCCGAAGATGAAAAATAAAAATGAACTTGGACAGTCTAAGGCGAGTTTTATGGTAAATGGTGAGATAAAGGCTGACAAGGTAGGCGAAGTAAACAACTGTATAGGGGAGATAATAGGCCTATCTATGGATGATTTTACGAGATCGGTGGTACTTCCTCAGGGGAAATTCAGTGAGTTTTTAAAACTCACAGGAAAAGAGAAGAGAAATATGCTAGAAAGGGTCTTTGGCCTTGAGGAATACGGCAGAAAACTCATGACTAAACTTTCTGGAAAGAAAAACTCCAAGGAAAAAGAAGTGGTAGCACTAGATAATATTATTTTGGGCAAGGGAGATGTCAGTCTCGAAGAACTCCAAGAGAAAAAAGAAGAATTTGCTAAACTTCAAGATGAAAAGAAAGAACTTTTTGAAAAGTTTGAAATTTTTATGAAGGAGTATTCTGATAAAGAGGAAGTTTATAAGCTTCTCCGAGAAAAGACTGTGCTTTTAGATGAAAAAAACTCTCTGGATTCTCAAAAAGAAATGGCAGAAAATACTGAGGAAAAAATAAGAAAAGGGGAAAAATCATTTCAGGTGATGGAATTTTTCAATAAGCTTTCTAAGTGTGAAGAGGATATAAATAAATACATGAAAAAGTCTGAATTACTGGAAGAGGAGCTTTTAGAAAAATCAAAGGAAAAGGAAAATTTGTTAGATATTTTAAAAAAAATTCAAGAGTCAGAAAAAGAATTGATGGAAAGAGATAAAAATATAGATTTGGATCCCGAAGAGTATGATGTGGTAAGTACCGGAGTTCATATTGGAAAAACTTATTTAGAACTACTTAGTGAATTAACTCATCTTGGTGAAAAGATCTCAGAAGAAAAAACTAATCTTATGGTTATTCGAGAAAATGAAGAAGAAAATATAGAAAACCTAAAAGAGACTGAGAAAAAATTACAAAACTTGGGGGTTGAAGACAGTGGTGCTCTTGAAAGTATCAGAAAGAAAACAGAGCTTCTAAATATCGAAAGAAAAGAGGTCGAGTTTTTAGAAGAAGATGTAAAATCCCTGGAAAAATATCTGTCAGAGGCCCAAAAGGAAAAGTTGGCCTTAGAAAAAACTCTTTTATCAAAAGATGAAGAGTTGAAAAAAGCCTGTGAAGCCAAAGAGGGTGAAATTGCTCAAAGGCTAGCAAAACAATTAAAAGAGGGAGAACCCTGCCCAGTATGCGGTTCTAAGGCCCATCCTCACATAGCTGATGATTTTCATGGGAATTCAGACGAAGGCCTAATAGAGACTATAGAAGCTGATAAAAAATCTATTGAAAAAAAGTTATACAGAATAAACTTGGAAAAAATATCTTCTGATCTTGAAAACAAAAAAATTCAGCTAAAGGGAAGAAATACACTAGATATGGATTCTGAAATTGAAAAACTAAAAAAAGAGTTTGAAAAAATAGATGTTGAAAATCAGGAGATAGCTACAAAAAAAGAAAAACTTACAAGCTTAAAAAACCAACTTTCCACAGACAAAACAGTTTTGACCCAAAAAAAAGAAAACTGTCAAAGATTTCTAGAAAACCATAAAAAGTCTGAGAGGGACAAAATTGAGAAGAAAAATTTCATAAAAAAACAATTAGAGGAGACAGTTCCTGACTATATTTCTGATGACCTGCGTATAGAAAAGCTTGAAGGACGCCTTTCTGAAATAAAGGAAATTAAAAAAGAGCAGCAAAAAATAAAAAAACAACTGGCAGAGCTAAGGTTAGATATTAGAGATAAAATTAAACTTCAAGAGAGCTTGAATGAAGTTATTGGAAATATAAAGATTAGTCTGTCAGAAACAAACGGTTCTCTTAAGGAAAAAGAATCTCAGGGGAAACTTTACAGCAAAGAAGCCATGGAAAAGATGGAAAGTTTTGGATTTACATCTAAAAATGAGGTGGAAGAATCTTTTATTGCAGAAGATGAGATGGATGGTCTTAAAAGATGGATTAAAGAGTATAAGGATAAATATGAAGCAAATAGAATCTCTTTAGATAATCTCGACATCAAAATTAACGGCAGAGTGATCACAAGACCACAATGGGAGATTTTTCAAAAAAAGAAAATCGACCTTGAAAATCAAAACAAAGAGCTTGATAGTAAAGTTCTTCTTCTTGAAAATAATCTGAAAGATATGGAAAAACTTTTAAAAGAAGTGGGGGACTTAAAAAATAAGTTAGCAATCAAGAAAAAAGAACTAGGTCTTTTAGAGGATCTGTCGAAACTTTTTCAGGGAAATGCCTTTGTAGAGTACCTTGCTGTAAGCAGACTTCAGGGTATAGTTTCAAATGCAGCCTCTAGGCTTTCTAGAATAACAAATGGCAAATACAGTCTCGCAATAGATGATTCGGCCAACTTCCTTATAATAGATAACTTTAATGGAGGAGCAAAAAGAAGGAGTTCCACACTTTCTGGAGGGGAAACCTTTCTCGTATCACTTTCTCTGGCTCTTGCTCTTTCCAATCAGATACAGCTAAAGGGAAAATCTCAGCTTGAATTTTTCTTCCTTGACGAGGGATTTGGAACCTTGGACTCCTCACTCCTTGACCGGGTAATAACATCCCTAGAAACTCTTAAAAATCAAGAAAAACTAAAGGTGGGAATAATAACCCATGTAGAGGATATAAAGGAGCGTGTGCCCCGAAAACTTGAGGTTTATTCGGCTGTGTCAGGAGAGAGAGGGACTATGATCGAAATGGTATAG
- a CDS encoding mechanosensitive ion channel domain-containing protein — MKELIIELLKRNGMNSQLSQYIGYMILICLVIIAAVVADLISKKVILIAVEKLVKKTKNRFDDIFMEKKGFHYLSQIAPAIVIYLSAGMFPLIRTGLHKLSLIYLIIITIIVLFKLMESIEEVYSGLNISKERPIKGYIQVFQMIASIIGGIMIISNLMNKSPWKLLSGIGAVTAIVLLIFKDSILGFVAGIQLAANNMIRIGDWIEMPKYNADGDVIEINLTTVKVRNFDKTITTIPVYAFISDSFKNWRGMSESGGRRIKRPIYIDATTIKICTDEMLEKYKKISYISQYIEEKTLEVKEYNKNKNIDISQTANGRRLTNIGTFRHYVLSYLKNNPDINQNMTLLVRQLEITPQGLPIEVYAFSKDVVWQNYEKIQSDIFDHLLAVLPEFDLKVFQNPSGNDFKNSILGISNSDFQQTR; from the coding sequence ATGAAAGAACTAATAATAGAACTGCTAAAAAGAAACGGTATGAATTCACAACTGAGCCAGTATATAGGTTACATGATTTTAATCTGCTTAGTCATAATTGCAGCAGTTGTGGCAGATCTCATATCTAAGAAAGTCATCCTCATCGCTGTGGAAAAACTCGTGAAGAAAACAAAAAACAGATTTGATGATATATTCATGGAAAAAAAGGGGTTTCATTATCTGTCCCAGATAGCACCGGCCATAGTTATATATCTCTCTGCAGGGATGTTCCCCCTTATCAGAACCGGACTTCATAAACTATCACTTATTTATCTTATTATAATAACTATAATCGTCTTATTTAAGCTCATGGAATCTATCGAGGAGGTCTACTCAGGACTAAATATATCAAAGGAGAGGCCGATAAAAGGATATATCCAGGTATTTCAGATGATAGCTTCAATCATCGGTGGGATAATGATTATCTCAAACCTGATGAATAAGTCACCTTGGAAGCTGCTAAGTGGTATAGGGGCTGTGACTGCAATAGTTTTACTTATTTTCAAAGACTCAATTTTAGGTTTTGTAGCTGGGATACAGCTCGCTGCCAATAATATGATCAGAATCGGTGACTGGATAGAGATGCCAAAATATAATGCTGACGGAGATGTAATAGAGATCAACTTGACAACTGTCAAGGTCCGTAACTTTGACAAGACAATCACCACTATACCTGTATATGCCTTTATATCAGACTCCTTTAAAAACTGGAGGGGGATGTCTGAGTCTGGAGGAAGAAGGATAAAAAGACCTATATACATTGACGCAACTACGATAAAAATCTGTACAGATGAGATGCTTGAAAAGTATAAAAAAATTTCATATATTTCACAATATATAGAGGAAAAAACTTTAGAAGTAAAGGAATACAATAAAAACAAAAATATTGATATCTCCCAGACTGCCAATGGCAGAAGACTTACAAATATAGGTACTTTCAGGCATTATGTCCTCTCCTATCTCAAGAACAATCCTGATATCAACCAGAATATGACTCTCTTGGTGAGACAGCTAGAGATCACTCCTCAGGGGCTTCCTATTGAAGTTTACGCCTTTTCAAAGGATGTTGTTTGGCAGAACTACGAGAAAATACAGTCTGATATATTTGACCACCTTCTAGCCGTGCTTCCTGAATTCGACTTAAAGGTCTTTCAAAATCCCTCAGGAAATGACTTCAAGAACAGTATACTTGGGATTAGTAATTCAGATTTTCAGCAAACTAGATAA
- the sbcD gene encoding exonuclease subunit SbcD: MKILHTSDWHLGKKLEGYSRISEQEKFMENLVRIAEGEEVDMVLVAGDIYDVPNPPSDAERLFYRGVKKLSDGGKRPVVIIPGNHDSADRLAASNPLSREMGIIIFEKPFEKKETGVYGEYKVVSSVKGGVEIDISGKRVYIYALPYPGERSLGEKFTGSEDTKKQISYSKRIGEILQEGINEKPKGVPGVIMTHIFLTGSSGDGDERSIELGGSMAVNLRDLPDADYIALGHIHRAMCFEKKRAVYSGSPIEYRVSENRYPKKVYTAVLNGELDTEIKGIEVENYKPIKRYCIDGIEKAIEKSESLQGKEEWIYLEIDTDRPLDSSEVRAIKANKNVIEIIPKVRWETNNSFEINEYTPENITKAFKNFYKKNRNTEPSKEIMEVFMKITGEVE, encoded by the coding sequence ATGAAAATTTTACATACATCCGACTGGCATCTGGGAAAGAAACTCGAGGGTTACAGCAGAATATCGGAACAGGAAAAATTTATGGAAAACCTTGTTAGAATAGCAGAAGGAGAAGAAGTGGATATGGTGTTGGTAGCAGGGGATATTTACGATGTCCCAAATCCACCTAGTGATGCAGAAAGACTCTTTTACCGGGGGGTAAAAAAGCTGTCTGACGGCGGGAAAAGACCTGTTGTGATAATACCTGGGAATCATGACAGTGCAGACCGTCTAGCTGCTAGTAATCCTTTATCTAGAGAGATGGGTATAATAATATTTGAAAAACCCTTTGAGAAAAAAGAGACTGGAGTCTATGGAGAATACAAGGTTGTTTCTTCTGTAAAAGGGGGAGTAGAGATAGATATCTCTGGTAAGAGAGTGTATATCTATGCCCTTCCTTATCCTGGGGAAAGGTCTTTAGGAGAAAAATTCACTGGATCAGAGGACACTAAAAAGCAGATCAGCTACAGCAAAAGAATCGGAGAGATACTTCAAGAGGGGATAAATGAAAAACCTAAGGGAGTTCCCGGGGTAATAATGACTCATATATTTCTAACAGGTTCCTCTGGAGACGGTGACGAGAGGTCAATAGAGTTAGGCGGTAGTATGGCGGTTAATTTACGTGATCTCCCAGATGCAGATTACATAGCCTTGGGTCATATACACCGAGCCATGTGCTTTGAGAAAAAAAGGGCGGTATACTCTGGGTCTCCTATAGAGTACAGAGTCAGTGAAAACAGATATCCTAAAAAGGTATACACTGCTGTGCTAAATGGAGAGTTGGATACAGAGATAAAAGGTATAGAGGTAGAAAACTATAAGCCCATAAAGAGATACTGTATAGATGGGATAGAAAAAGCCATCGAAAAATCAGAATCTCTTCAGGGAAAAGAGGAGTGGATCTATCTTGAGATAGATACAGACAGACCCCTCGATAGCAGTGAAGTTAGGGCTATAAAGGCCAATAAAAATGTTATAGAAATAATTCCAAAAGTAAGATGGGAGACCAACAACTCCTTTGAAATAAATGAGTATACACCTGAAAATATAACAAAAGCTTTTAAGAATTTTTACAAGAAAAATAGAAATACTGAACCTTCCAAAGAAATCATGGAAGTTTTTATGAAGATTACAGGGGAGGTGGAATAA